In Microbacterium cremeum, a genomic segment contains:
- a CDS encoding DUF6328 family protein — protein MSSDREREPRDDRVEGRDETPQERADRNWNEVLQELRVLQTGTQILTGFLLALAFQPAFSDLSTGQRVAYLTLVVLAALSSIVALAPVALHRRLFQQGAKPEVVRFGHVALVIALLTVSLLVVGVVAFVFDVVVGGATVWWVLLALAMLIVVLWLIVPAIIRARLRANGGAPR, from the coding sequence ATGTCTTCCGACCGCGAGCGCGAACCGCGGGACGATCGCGTCGAGGGTCGCGACGAGACTCCGCAGGAGCGCGCGGACCGGAACTGGAATGAGGTGCTCCAAGAGCTGCGAGTGCTCCAGACCGGCACGCAGATCCTCACCGGCTTCCTGCTCGCGCTCGCCTTCCAGCCCGCGTTCTCCGACCTGTCGACGGGGCAGCGGGTCGCGTACCTGACGCTGGTCGTGCTGGCGGCGTTGAGCTCGATCGTGGCGCTCGCCCCGGTCGCACTGCACCGCCGCCTGTTCCAGCAGGGTGCGAAGCCCGAGGTCGTGCGGTTCGGTCACGTCGCACTCGTCATCGCACTGCTGACCGTCTCGTTGCTGGTCGTTGGCGTCGTCGCCTTCGTTTTCGACGTCGTGGTGGGCGGCGCGACCGTCTGGTGGGTGCTGCTCGCGCTCGCGATGCTGATCGTCGTACTGTGGCTCATCGTGCCGGCGATCATCCGTGCACGCCTGCGAGCGAACGGGGGAGCACCGCGATGA
- a CDS encoding carbon-nitrogen hydrolase family protein, giving the protein MTETLAIGVAQFAPTADTAANLEAIAELVATASSRGARVIVFPEYSSYFVDPFDASLAQNAQPLDGPFVQSLSQIARRHDVVVVAGLLESGDDRRIRNTVVAVSADGLLAHYRKLHLYDAFGQRESDWVQPGELAPPQTFEHGGLTFGLMTCYDVRFPEVGRLLVDAGADVFLVPAEWVRGPLKEHHWRTLLHARAIENTVFVAAADHPPPLGVGHSLVVDPQGVELAAVGTATDVAVAHLDIGALERVRRVNPSLRLRRLGVVVRES; this is encoded by the coding sequence ATGACCGAGACACTCGCGATCGGAGTCGCGCAGTTCGCGCCGACCGCCGACACCGCGGCGAACCTGGAGGCGATCGCCGAGCTCGTGGCGACGGCATCCTCCCGCGGCGCGCGCGTCATCGTCTTCCCCGAGTACTCGAGCTACTTCGTCGACCCCTTCGACGCGTCCCTCGCTCAGAACGCGCAACCCCTCGACGGGCCGTTCGTGCAGTCGCTCTCGCAGATCGCGAGGCGGCATGACGTCGTGGTGGTGGCGGGACTGCTCGAGAGCGGCGACGACCGGCGGATCCGCAACACCGTGGTGGCGGTGTCGGCCGACGGGCTGCTCGCGCACTATCGCAAGCTGCATCTGTACGACGCGTTCGGCCAGCGCGAGTCGGACTGGGTGCAGCCCGGCGAGCTCGCACCCCCGCAGACGTTCGAGCACGGCGGTCTGACGTTCGGGCTCATGACCTGCTACGACGTGCGGTTCCCCGAGGTCGGGCGCCTCCTCGTCGATGCCGGAGCCGACGTCTTCCTCGTGCCGGCCGAGTGGGTGCGCGGACCGCTGAAGGAGCACCACTGGCGAACGCTGCTGCACGCGCGCGCGATCGAGAACACCGTGTTCGTGGCGGCTGCGGATCACCCGCCTCCGCTGGGCGTGGGGCACTCGCTCGTGGTCGATCCGCAGGGCGTCGAGCTCGCGGCGGTCGGCACCGCGACCGACGTCGCGGTCGCCCACCTCGACATCGGCGCCCTCGAGCGTGTTCGGCGCGTGAACCCGTCACTGCGCCTTCGGCGTCTCGGCGTCGTCGTGCGCGAGTCCTGA
- the idi gene encoding isopentenyl-diphosphate Delta-isomerase, with the protein MTDIDEVVLLDDDGRAIGTAPKSSVHGTDTALHLAFSCHVRNRDGHVLVTRRALGKKTWPGVWTNSFCGHPRPAEPVLSAVRRRADFELGLSLTDIDLALPLFRYRATDANGIVEHELCPVYTAYTDEEPTLNPLEVIDSRWVAPEDLAASIATTPWAFSPWLVLQAEQLRLFEVAGERQPTT; encoded by the coding sequence ATGACCGACATCGACGAAGTGGTGCTGCTCGACGACGACGGCCGCGCGATCGGGACCGCACCCAAGAGCAGCGTGCACGGCACCGACACGGCCCTGCACCTCGCCTTCTCCTGTCATGTGCGCAACCGGGACGGTCACGTGCTCGTCACCCGGCGAGCGCTCGGCAAGAAGACGTGGCCGGGAGTGTGGACGAACTCGTTCTGCGGGCATCCGCGTCCGGCCGAGCCGGTGCTGAGTGCCGTGAGGCGACGCGCCGACTTCGAACTGGGACTGTCGCTGACCGACATCGACCTGGCACTGCCGCTCTTCCGCTACCGCGCGACCGATGCCAACGGCATCGTCGAGCACGAACTGTGCCCGGTCTACACGGCGTACACGGATGAGGAGCCGACGCTCAATCCCCTCGAGGTCATCGACTCGCGCTGGGTCGCGCCCGAAGACCTCGCCGCGTCGATCGCGACCACCCCCTGGGCGTTCAGCCCGTGGCTGGTCCTGCAGGCCGAGCAGCTCAGACTGTTCGAAGTGGCCGGCGAGCGGCAGCCGACGACATGA
- a CDS encoding aminotransferase class I/II-fold pyridoxal phosphate-dependent enzyme, with protein sequence MRPISGAWHRTAAGAGLVGADGSIRPTIFAEMSALAARTGAINLGQGFPDEDGPAEVLDAARAAIANGANQYPPGRGIPDLLLAVAEHQERFYGLRIDPAREALVTAGATEALAATLLALLDGADDEVVVFEPHYDAYAAVAALAGARLVTVPLRWPDFQPDLDELRAAVTDRTRVILVNDPHNPTGAVFGAEVRDELVRLAERHDAVLVTDEVYEHLVFAERHVPLATLPGAWERTLTISSGGKTFSTTGWKIGWVTGPAPLVDAVLAVKQFLTYVNGSPFQPAIATGLRLGDEFFHTIAGTLRAKRDLLGAGLRAAGFDVSTPAGSYFTVADAAALGATDAAAFCRELPERAGVVAIPLTAFTTDARRTEYATLVRFAACKREDVLEEAAARLAALA encoded by the coding sequence ATGCGACCGATCTCTGGAGCGTGGCACCGCACCGCCGCCGGCGCCGGACTCGTCGGTGCCGACGGATCCATCCGTCCCACCATCTTCGCCGAGATGTCGGCCCTCGCGGCGCGAACCGGCGCGATCAACCTCGGGCAGGGTTTTCCCGATGAGGACGGTCCGGCCGAGGTGCTCGACGCCGCGCGCGCCGCGATCGCGAACGGCGCCAATCAGTACCCGCCGGGTCGCGGCATCCCGGATCTGCTTCTCGCCGTCGCCGAGCACCAGGAGCGCTTCTACGGCCTCCGCATCGATCCGGCCCGCGAGGCTCTCGTGACCGCGGGCGCGACCGAGGCGCTGGCGGCGACGCTGCTGGCCCTCCTCGATGGGGCGGACGACGAGGTCGTGGTGTTCGAGCCGCACTACGACGCGTACGCGGCCGTCGCCGCGCTCGCCGGCGCGCGGCTGGTCACGGTGCCGCTGCGCTGGCCGGACTTCCAGCCCGACCTCGACGAGCTGCGTGCCGCCGTGACGGACCGCACGCGCGTCATCCTCGTCAACGACCCGCACAACCCGACCGGTGCCGTCTTCGGCGCCGAGGTGCGCGACGAGTTGGTACGCCTCGCCGAGCGTCACGACGCGGTCCTGGTCACCGACGAGGTGTACGAGCACCTCGTGTTCGCCGAGCGCCACGTTCCCCTCGCGACGCTCCCCGGCGCCTGGGAGCGCACGCTCACGATCTCGTCCGGGGGCAAGACCTTCTCCACCACCGGGTGGAAGATCGGGTGGGTCACCGGCCCGGCGCCGCTCGTGGACGCGGTGCTGGCGGTCAAGCAGTTCCTCACGTACGTCAACGGCAGCCCTTTCCAGCCCGCGATCGCGACGGGGCTGCGCCTGGGCGACGAGTTCTTCCACACCATCGCCGGCACGCTGCGCGCCAAGCGCGACCTGCTGGGCGCCGGCCTGCGCGCGGCAGGGTTCGACGTGTCGACTCCCGCCGGCTCGTACTTCACGGTGGCCGACGCCGCGGCGCTGGGGGCGACGGATGCCGCGGCCTTCTGCCGCGAGCTCCCCGAGCGCGCGGGGGTCGTCGCGATCCCGCTCACCGCGTTCACCACCGACGCGCGCCGCACCGAGTACGCCACGCTCGTGCGATTCGCCGCCTGCAAGCGGGAAGACGTCCTCGAGGAGGCGGCGGCCCGCCTCGCCGCGCTCGCCTGA
- a CDS encoding MarR family winged helix-turn-helix transcriptional regulator: protein MRVLKSIRALTDAMERMHSGMKGDMDMNATDLAALRLLIIREQQDRTVSPRDIADHLRITTASTTKLLDRLSASGHVERRPHPRDRRARVVVLTEESRHAFFRVFGERLQAMRTVAADYDEPELAVIARFLDDLSAAMDPPV, encoded by the coding sequence ATGCGTGTCCTCAAGTCGATCCGCGCGCTCACCGACGCCATGGAGCGCATGCACAGCGGCATGAAGGGCGACATGGACATGAACGCCACCGACCTGGCGGCGCTGCGCCTGCTCATCATCCGCGAACAGCAGGACCGGACGGTCAGCCCTCGTGACATCGCGGACCACCTCCGCATCACCACCGCGTCGACCACGAAGCTGCTCGATCGCCTCTCGGCGTCGGGGCATGTCGAGCGCCGGCCCCACCCGCGGGATCGTCGCGCCCGTGTGGTCGTGCTCACCGAGGAATCGCGGCACGCGTTCTTCCGCGTGTTCGGCGAACGTCTTCAGGCGATGCGCACGGTGGCCGCCGACTACGACGAGCCCGAACTCGCCGTCATCGCCCGCTTCCTCGACGACCTGAGCGCCGCGATGGACCCGCCCGTCTGA